A single window of Methanoregula sp. DNA harbors:
- a CDS encoding 4Fe-4S binding protein, which translates to MLNVHRDICGYCGCCVSVCPEGALELIDAYLSVEQNCTSCGICAKVCPLGALEVANEKPI; encoded by the coding sequence ATGCTCAATGTACATCGGGATATCTGTGGATATTGCGGGTGTTGCGTCTCGGTCTGTCCGGAAGGAGCCCTCGAACTGATCGATGCATACCTCAGCGTTGAACAAAACTGCACGAGTTGCGGCATCTGCGCCAAGGTCTGCCCTCTGGGGGCGCTGGAGGTTGCCAATGAAAAGCCGATATGA
- a CDS encoding endonuclease Q family protein, with protein sequence MLANADLHIHSPYSIAVSRSMVPEHLITACEIKGISVLGTGDALHPAWQQAWRPFLENNAGVVVVPTAEVEDQSRVHHLILAEDFSQFDELRDRLSAHSRSLVSVGRPHVYLSGGAIAEIVHETGGMVGPAHAFTPWTAMYAYFDSVSGCYGSEPIDFLELGLSADSSYGAGITDLYGIPFLSNSDAHSPAPEKFAREFNRLELTSLNVPSVLDAVKNGRIVLNAGFFPEEGKYNRTACVRCFTQYSLKEAVRHAWRCPDDGGIIKKGVYDRARELSTAASRPRPPYLHMVPLGQIIRTVEGVSSPHTRKCRAVYDILIAALGNEIEVLTNTPVSEIRALNPKVADAIDALRNGRVTLHPGGGGKYGTFSY encoded by the coding sequence ATGCTCGCCAATGCCGACCTGCACATCCATTCCCCGTACTCGATCGCCGTTTCCCGTTCGATGGTGCCCGAACATCTAATCACGGCATGCGAGATTAAGGGAATCTCCGTTCTCGGGACAGGTGACGCGTTGCACCCCGCGTGGCAGCAGGCATGGCGCCCTTTTCTTGAAAACAACGCCGGTGTTGTGGTTGTCCCGACCGCAGAGGTCGAAGACCAGTCCCGTGTGCACCACCTGATCCTTGCAGAGGATTTTTCGCAGTTCGATGAACTACGGGACCGGCTTTCTGCACACAGCAGGAGCCTCGTATCGGTAGGCCGGCCTCATGTCTACCTCTCTGGCGGGGCAATCGCAGAAATTGTTCATGAGACCGGTGGGATGGTCGGCCCTGCGCACGCGTTTACCCCGTGGACAGCGATGTATGCATATTTTGACTCCGTCTCCGGCTGCTATGGATCCGAACCGATCGACTTCCTTGAACTCGGCCTCTCGGCCGACAGCAGTTACGGTGCCGGTATTACGGATCTTTATGGCATCCCGTTCCTCTCCAATTCCGATGCCCACAGCCCGGCGCCTGAGAAATTTGCCCGCGAGTTTAACCGGCTCGAACTTACTTCCCTGAATGTACCTTCAGTCCTTGATGCGGTGAAGAACGGCAGGATCGTGTTAAATGCCGGGTTCTTCCCGGAAGAGGGGAAGTACAACCGCACCGCCTGCGTCCGCTGCTTTACCCAGTATTCGCTCAAAGAGGCGGTCCGGCATGCTTGGCGGTGCCCGGATGACGGCGGCATCATCAAGAAAGGCGTGTACGACCGTGCACGCGAGCTCTCGACCGCCGCTTCCCGTCCACGCCCCCCTTACCTCCACATGGTCCCGCTCGGCCAGATCATAAGGACCGTTGAAGGGGTATCGTCGCCGCACACCAGAAAGTGCCGGGCAGTCTACGATATACTCATCGCTGCATTAGGGAACGAGATCGAGGTGCTCACCAACACTCCCGTCTCAGAAATCCGGGCCTTGAACCCGAAGGTGGCCGATGCCATCGATGCATTGCGTAACGGCAGGGTAACGCTGCACCCGGGCGGCGGCGGGAAGTACGGCACATTTTCTTACTGA
- a CDS encoding PAS domain S-box protein has protein sequence MKKTVKESTGITAHEILLTERNLSLALAAAATLDEVLPQCLDAAIRLSGMDSGGIYLVNQKSGDLDLFCSSGLSDGFIRETTHIPTDSPSARLVLAKKNIYSTYPALKVPIRGERAKEGIHAIAILPILYKERVIACFNIASHVLDSIPEQSRSILESFTSLIGNSIARIQVEEALQQSENRYRNIIEDQTEFVCRFTPEGNLTFVNDAYCRYFGLNRNECIGNHHTVNIPPDDAGKMREHIKALTPENPVTELRHRIVMPDGQIRWQRWSDRAIFDKKGHVVEYQSVGRDITDVIATEDALRDSEEKYRTLIERANDGIVIIQDGIVRFANQRLGELWGGSIEEITGRPLTDFVHPDAMQEIIERYKQRMAGETPPPVYETILKHKDGSRFNAELNAGVILYKKKPADLVIIRDMTERKRAEEELREMSLFQESVISNANVWLMVLDEKGKILLWNNAAAEISGYPAHEVIGTNRIWRSLYPDRDYRKKITDTLTGIIKEKKYLQNFETTINCRSGGQKVILWNTRGLEGEKGQGARFVAIGVDITKSIRAEEALRESEERYRSVVEDQTEFICRFTSDGTLTFVNDAYCRYFGLKNDECIGKHHNVNIPPDDARRMKQHIKALTRKNPVALIDHRIIMPSGEIRWQRWSDRAIFDKDGRVVEYQTVGRDITEQKQAEKALQDSERRFSDIISFIPDATFAIDRQGKIIAWNRAIEKMTGVAAGDMIGKGDHEYGIPFYGERRPILIDLIFGDNEEITKKYPAIQKKGDKFISEIFIQRLYGGKGAHLWFIASPLYDTNGNVTGAIESIRDVSDRKRAEEALIKLNEELEQRVKERTEQINASLEEKVVLLREIHHRVKNNLQIIISLLKLQSRYMTDENTVAAFRECQNRVMAMSLVHEKLYQSEDISKIDLGNYVRFLGNSLFQFFGRSEKGVTFSTDIRNISLDINTAIPVGLMINELVSNSLKHAFPDGKIGEISIAIHQKERQLTIVYKDTGVGIPQEFDWRKAKSLGLRLVISLVEQLFGTIELDRTAGTVFTIVVNEK, from the coding sequence ATGAAAAAAACCGTTAAGGAATCAACCGGCATTACTGCTCATGAAATCCTCCTTACGGAACGTAATTTATCCCTTGCTTTGGCAGCGGCTGCTACACTTGATGAGGTATTACCCCAGTGCCTTGATGCAGCCATCCGGCTTTCCGGAATGGATAGTGGCGGTATTTACCTAGTCAACCAGAAATCCGGTGACCTTGACCTTTTCTGTTCTTCCGGTTTATCTGATGGATTTATCCGGGAAACCACTCATATTCCGACTGACTCACCATCTGCCCGCCTGGTTTTGGCCAAAAAAAATATTTATTCCACATATCCGGCACTGAAAGTCCCTATCAGGGGGGAACGGGCAAAGGAAGGAATTCATGCTATCGCAATATTACCTATACTTTATAAAGAGCGTGTCATTGCCTGTTTTAATATCGCATCACACGTACTGGATTCAATACCGGAGCAGAGCCGGTCGATCCTGGAGTCTTTTACCTCACTTATCGGTAACAGCATTGCGCGGATCCAGGTGGAAGAGGCGCTGCAGCAGAGCGAGAACCGGTACCGGAACATTATCGAGGACCAGACAGAATTCGTCTGCCGGTTTACTCCTGAGGGCAACCTCACGTTTGTCAACGATGCCTACTGCCGGTATTTCGGGTTAAATCGGAATGAATGCATCGGAAATCACCACACAGTGAATATTCCCCCGGACGATGCCGGAAAGATGAGGGAACATATCAAAGCACTGACTCCGGAAAACCCGGTCACTGAACTCAGGCACCGCATCGTCATGCCGGATGGCCAGATCCGGTGGCAGCGCTGGAGTGATCGTGCAATCTTTGATAAGAAGGGTCATGTGGTTGAATACCAGTCCGTCGGACGGGATATCACTGATGTTATCGCGACAGAAGATGCTCTCCGTGACAGCGAAGAAAAATACCGGACCCTGATTGAGCGGGCAAATGATGGTATCGTAATTATACAGGACGGAATTGTCAGATTTGCCAACCAGCGTCTTGGTGAACTCTGGGGAGGTTCGATTGAAGAGATTACAGGCAGACCCCTGACTGATTTTGTCCATCCGGATGCCATGCAGGAGATTATCGAGCGTTATAAACAGAGAATGGCGGGGGAAACACCGCCACCGGTTTACGAGACGATACTGAAGCACAAGGACGGGAGCAGGTTCAATGCTGAGCTGAATGCAGGGGTTATTCTGTACAAAAAGAAACCTGCGGATCTTGTCATTATACGTGATATGACCGAGCGAAAGCGGGCAGAAGAAGAGCTCCGCGAGATGAGTCTGTTCCAGGAAAGCGTTATTTCCAATGCCAATGTCTGGCTGATGGTGCTTGATGAAAAAGGCAAAATTCTGCTCTGGAATAATGCGGCTGCTGAGATCAGCGGATACCCTGCACACGAGGTGATCGGCACCAACCGGATATGGAGATCCCTCTATCCTGATCGTGATTACCGCAAAAAGATTACCGATACGCTCACCGGGATTATCAAAGAAAAGAAGTACCTGCAGAATTTTGAGACGACTATCAACTGTAGATCCGGTGGGCAGAAGGTTATTCTCTGGAATACCCGGGGACTGGAGGGGGAAAAAGGGCAGGGCGCCAGATTCGTTGCAATCGGAGTGGACATCACCAAGAGCATCAGGGCGGAAGAGGCCCTGCGGGAGAGCGAGGAACGGTACCGGAGCGTCGTAGAAGACCAGACGGAGTTTATCTGCCGGTTCACATCGGATGGAACGCTCACGTTTGTCAACGATGCCTACTGCCGGTATTTCGGGTTGAAGAATGATGAATGCATCGGGAAGCACCACAATGTGAATATTCCCCCGGATGATGCCAGAAGGATGAAGCAACATATCAAAGCACTGACCCGAAAGAATCCGGTTGCTTTAATCGATCACCGGATCATAATGCCCTCCGGGGAGATCCGATGGCAACGCTGGAGTGATCGTGCAATCTTTGATAAAGATGGTCGTGTGGTTGAATACCAGACTGTTGGGAGAGACATCACTGAACAAAAACAGGCAGAAAAAGCATTACAGGATTCAGAACGCCGTTTTTCTGATATCATCAGTTTCATACCGGATGCGACATTTGCCATCGATCGGCAAGGAAAAATAATCGCATGGAACCGGGCGATTGAAAAGATGACCGGTGTTGCTGCGGGCGATATGATTGGAAAGGGGGATCATGAGTACGGCATCCCGTTTTACGGGGAGAGACGTCCGATCCTCATTGATCTGATATTTGGGGATAATGAGGAGATCACGAAAAAGTATCCTGCAATCCAGAAAAAAGGGGATAAATTTATCTCTGAAATTTTTATCCAGCGTCTTTATGGCGGAAAGGGCGCCCACCTCTGGTTCATCGCATCCCCGCTCTATGACACGAATGGTAATGTCACTGGAGCAATCGAATCGATCAGGGACGTCAGTGATCGCAAACGGGCAGAGGAGGCGCTCATAAAATTGAATGAAGAACTTGAACAACGGGTCAAAGAACGTACAGAGCAGATTAACGCCTCCTTAGAGGAAAAAGTAGTCCTGCTCCGCGAGATCCACCACCGGGTGAAGAACAACCTCCAGATTATTATCTCGTTACTGAAACTACAGTCCCGGTATATGACGGATGAGAACACAGTTGCCGCATTCCGGGAGTGCCAGAACCGGGTCATGGCAATGTCACTTGTCCACGAAAAACTGTACCAGTCCGAAGACATCTCAAAGATTGACCTTGGAAATTATGTCCGGTTCCTCGGCAACAGTCTTTTCCAGTTTTTTGGCAGGAGTGAGAAGGGTGTCACGTTCAGTACGGATATCCGGAATATTTCCCTCGATATCAACACTGCCATTCCGGTCGGGCTGATGATCAATGAACTGGTCTCAAACTCCTTAAAGCATGCGTTTCCCGACGGAAAAATCGGGGAGATCTCTATTGCGATCCACCAAAAAGAACGCCAGCTTACTATTGTCTATAAGGATACCGGAGTCGGCATCCCGCAGGAGTTCGACTGGCGCAAAGCCAAGTCACTCGGGCTCCGGCTCGTCATCTCGCTTGTCGAACAGCTATTCGGGACGATTGAACTGGACCGGACGGCGGGAACGGTGTTCACTATCGTTGTCAACGAGAAATAA
- a CDS encoding proteasome assembly chaperone family protein: protein MIEDISVRFLDNFKDRKLESPVLIEGLPGIGQVGKLVAEYMIHMLGAKKIAEIHSLYFPPHVIIEENGVARLVRNELYLHHTEGRDLVFLVGDYQSTSNEGHYILTDQYLDIAAELGVQRIYTLGGFGVGHFVEEPRVLGAVSHAGLRPEIEAAGVVFQRDEPGGGGIVGTAGLLLGLGALRNIDAVCLMGETSGYIVDPRSAASVLALLSRLLDIPVDPTQLNDRAAEMERMIEGLIEGEKLQSDDELSYIG from the coding sequence GTGATCGAAGATATCAGCGTCAGGTTCCTGGACAATTTCAAGGACCGGAAACTCGAATCCCCCGTCCTGATCGAGGGGCTTCCGGGTATCGGGCAGGTGGGCAAGCTCGTCGCGGAATACATGATCCACATGCTCGGAGCCAAAAAGATCGCCGAGATCCATTCCCTCTATTTTCCCCCCCATGTCATCATCGAGGAGAACGGTGTCGCCCGGCTCGTAAGGAACGAGCTTTACCTGCACCACACTGAAGGCCGCGACCTTGTATTCCTTGTCGGCGACTACCAGAGCACCTCGAATGAGGGGCATTACATCCTCACCGACCAGTACCTTGACATCGCAGCAGAGCTCGGCGTGCAGCGCATCTACACGCTCGGCGGCTTTGGCGTCGGGCACTTTGTTGAGGAGCCAAGGGTGCTCGGTGCCGTGAGCCACGCCGGTCTGCGCCCCGAGATCGAGGCGGCGGGCGTTGTCTTCCAGCGGGACGAGCCCGGCGGGGGCGGCATTGTCGGTACGGCGGGCCTCCTCTTAGGGCTTGGCGCCCTGAGGAACATCGATGCCGTCTGCCTCATGGGCGAGACGAGCGGCTATATTGTCGACCCCCGGAGCGCCGCGAGCGTGCTTGCCCTTCTCTCCAGGCTCCTGGATATCCCGGTCGACCCCACCCAGCTCAACGACCGTGCCGCTGAGATGGAGCGCATGATCGAGGGCTTAATCGAAGGCGAGAAGCTCCAGAGCGATGACGAGCTGAGTTACATCGGGTAA
- a CDS encoding RNA-protein complex protein Nop10, protein MTGRIRRCPVDRTYTLSLTCPTCGTPTETAHPARFSPEDKYGKYRRMVR, encoded by the coding sequence ATGACCGGCCGGATCCGCCGTTGTCCCGTTGACCGGACCTATACTCTTTCACTCACCTGCCCCACCTGCGGTACACCGACAGAGACGGCGCACCCGGCACGTTTTTCACCTGAAGACAAGTACGGGAAGTACCGGAGGATGGTGCGGTGA
- a CDS encoding translation initiation factor IF-2 subunit alpha, with amino-acid sequence MQDREWPQESELVVCTVENVKDFVAFVSLDEYNGRQGLIPISEIATGWIKYIRDHIREGQKIVCKVLNVDRSRGHIDLSLKDVNEHQRREKIREWKNESKAKKWIGFAAKAADEPAKAIEDIIIGSYGALYPVFEDLVIEGEPVIKKLGLSKKASEALMHVAHENVKVPRVEVVGNLILTCTQPDGISVIKKALKSAEPKIAGVDIELLYLGAPTYRIKVTAPDYKKAEKALEKAATLAIAVVEKAGGEGRLVKKPKSGKSQ; translated from the coding sequence ATGCAAGACAGGGAATGGCCCCAGGAATCGGAACTTGTCGTCTGCACAGTCGAGAACGTAAAGGACTTTGTTGCGTTTGTCTCGCTGGATGAATATAACGGGCGGCAGGGGCTCATTCCCATCTCTGAGATTGCAACCGGCTGGATCAAGTACATCCGCGACCACATCCGGGAAGGGCAGAAGATTGTCTGCAAAGTGCTCAACGTGGACAGGTCCCGCGGCCACATCGACCTGTCATTAAAGGACGTCAACGAACACCAGCGGCGCGAGAAGATCCGCGAGTGGAAGAACGAGTCCAAGGCAAAGAAGTGGATCGGGTTTGCCGCAAAGGCAGCCGATGAGCCCGCAAAGGCAATCGAGGACATAATCATCGGGAGTTACGGTGCCCTCTACCCTGTGTTTGAAGACCTTGTTATTGAGGGCGAGCCGGTGATAAAAAAACTGGGGCTCTCCAAAAAAGCATCCGAAGCGCTGATGCATGTAGCGCACGAGAACGTCAAAGTCCCAAGAGTCGAGGTTGTGGGCAACCTCATCCTCACCTGCACCCAGCCCGACGGGATCTCCGTCATAAAAAAAGCGCTCAAAAGTGCAGAACCAAAGATAGCCGGTGTGGATATCGAACTCCTCTACCTCGGTGCACCCACGTACCGGATCAAGGTAACCGCGCCGGATTACAAGAAAGCGGAAAAGGCGTTAGAAAAGGCAGCCACTCTCGCGATCGCGGTCGTGGAAAAGGCAGGCGGCGAGGGCAGGCTTGTCAAGAAACCCAAGTCAGGGAAGAGTCAATGA
- a CDS encoding 30S ribosomal protein S27e — protein sequence MVREIRENRSRFFKVKCPDCENEQTVFEKASTIVNCVVCGKELATPTGGKANFKAEILADLK from the coding sequence ATGGTACGTGAAATCCGGGAGAACCGGAGCAGGTTTTTTAAAGTGAAGTGTCCGGACTGCGAGAACGAGCAGACCGTCTTTGAAAAGGCGAGCACAATTGTGAACTGTGTCGTCTGTGGAAAGGAACTTGCCACCCCCACCGGCGGCAAAGCGAACTTCAAGGCTGAGATCCTCGCAGATCTCAAGTGA
- a CDS encoding 50S ribosomal protein L44e, with product MKMPAKFKTYCPFCRTHQVHEVEKVKKGKTTGLHWIDRQKARRGTIGNMGKFSKVPGGDKPTKKINVRYRCVTCGKAHLRKGYRVAKFELTE from the coding sequence ATGAAAATGCCAGCAAAATTCAAGACCTACTGCCCTTTTTGCAGGACCCATCAGGTGCACGAGGTCGAGAAAGTCAAGAAAGGTAAGACGACAGGGCTGCACTGGATCGACCGGCAGAAAGCGCGCAGGGGAACGATCGGCAACATGGGCAAGTTTTCCAAGGTGCCCGGTGGCGACAAGCCCACAAAGAAGATCAACGTGCGGTACCGGTGCGTCACCTGCGGGAAAGCGCACCTGCGCAAAGGGTACAGGGTCGCGAAATTCGAACTGACGGAGTGA
- the priS gene encoding DNA primase catalytic subunit PriS produces MKPATLEFVKQRFAEYYKKTVLVAPPSIGQREWGFVLFSPGYPEIHMRRHIGFSSRDELFEYVKNLVPAHAYYSVAYYERPDAPTMKEKGWLGADLIFDLDADHIMRGPYDVMLARVKEEAQKLLGMLTEEFGIDPKTIDVVFSGGRGYHIHVKDIAVRSWGSAERREMIDYVCGIGIDPAAMLVKTAPAHRGWQTRYRTTLIGYLTWLGTLPHKEALAHLSAIPQIGRVTAEELLEKREVIIAELTHTPAAELLRKFRGLSQIVTADECEFKKRLLETAALADEPVTTDTKRLIRMPTSLHGGSGMRVQQIEIRNLDAFDPLTDAVVFGTRDVRVDVTVPRPTPMLGSTYQLQKGITTVPEAVAVFLCCRGMAEIA; encoded by the coding sequence ATGAAGCCTGCCACGCTTGAATTTGTAAAGCAGCGGTTTGCTGAATACTACAAAAAGACCGTGCTAGTCGCTCCCCCCTCAATTGGACAGAGGGAGTGGGGTTTTGTCCTGTTCTCCCCGGGTTATCCCGAGATCCACATGCGCAGGCATATCGGGTTTTCCAGCCGGGACGAACTATTTGAATACGTAAAAAACCTCGTCCCCGCCCATGCGTATTACTCGGTCGCCTACTACGAACGGCCGGACGCCCCGACCATGAAGGAGAAAGGGTGGCTGGGGGCAGACCTCATCTTCGACCTTGATGCCGATCACATCATGCGGGGGCCCTACGACGTGATGTTGGCAAGGGTCAAGGAGGAGGCACAAAAACTTCTTGGGATGCTCACCGAAGAGTTCGGCATCGACCCAAAGACAATCGACGTTGTCTTCTCCGGTGGGCGCGGGTACCATATCCACGTGAAGGATATCGCGGTGAGGTCATGGGGGAGTGCGGAGCGCCGCGAGATGATCGATTATGTCTGCGGGATCGGGATCGACCCCGCGGCAATGCTCGTAAAGACTGCTCCCGCACACCGGGGCTGGCAGACGCGTTACCGGACAACGCTTATTGGTTATCTCACGTGGCTCGGGACGCTCCCTCACAAGGAAGCCCTTGCCCACCTGTCGGCAATCCCCCAGATCGGCCGGGTGACCGCAGAAGAACTGCTTGAGAAACGCGAGGTGATCATCGCCGAGCTCACCCATACCCCGGCTGCAGAACTGTTAAGAAAATTCCGCGGGCTCTCCCAGATCGTTACGGCAGACGAGTGCGAGTTTAAAAAGCGCCTTTTAGAGACAGCAGCTCTTGCCGACGAGCCGGTAACCACGGACACAAAGCGCCTGATCCGGATGCCCACCTCCCTGCATGGCGGGAGCGGGATGCGGGTGCAGCAGATCGAGATCCGGAACCTTGACGCATTCGACCCGCTGACCGATGCCGTGGTCTTCGGGACGCGGGATGTCAGGGTTGACGTGACCGTACCCCGGCCCACGCCGATGCTCGGAAGCACTTATCAGCTCCAAAAAGGGATCACTACAGTACCCGAAGCGGTGGCGGTATTTTTATGCTGCCGCGGAATGGCTGAGATCGCGTGA
- a CDS encoding tRNA uridine(34) 5-carboxymethylaminomethyl modification radical SAM/GNAT enzyme Elp3 translates to MNEAEAYREIISRIISLKAGDERIIAEKIAVCKKYGLSAVPKNSALLAAALPPEREKLRRLLLVKPSRTLSGVAPIAVMTSPAPCPHGKCLPCPGGPDHPFASPQSYTGEEPAALRAREHNYDPYRQVQARLAQFELLGHLVDKAELIVMGGTMTARPPDYQQEFVLRCVQAMNDYPVESGPATTSPDFEAVSAANEQAGVRCVAITFETRPDWCKRGHIGRMLSLGVTKVEIGVQHTDDRILALNRRGCTVADTVEANGLLRDAGLKVGFHMMPNLPGADLASDRRMFETIFADPRFRPDFLKIYPTLVTPGSEIESLWQKGDYAPYSEDEMVDLIAYAKSLIPEYTRLQRIQRDIPAKLIVAGSKHSNFRQLARNRLREQGRVCRCIRCREIGRQPSDAKAEIQDFPYDCCGGKEHFISAVSGDSLIGFARLRFPSSAFMPELDGAALVRELHVYGSIVPLGKPAEDEEYQHRSHGKMLLAHAEETARGAGFSKLAIMSGIGVRPYYRRQGYERRGPYMEKELARRSSRPAGAHTKGEFAG, encoded by the coding sequence ATGAACGAGGCGGAGGCGTACCGGGAGATCATCTCCCGCATCATCTCCCTCAAAGCCGGTGACGAGCGCATCATTGCAGAGAAGATTGCGGTCTGCAAGAAGTACGGGCTTTCTGCGGTTCCAAAAAATTCCGCACTCCTTGCTGCCGCACTTCCACCAGAGCGGGAAAAACTGCGCCGGCTGCTGCTGGTCAAGCCGTCCCGGACGCTCTCCGGTGTTGCACCGATCGCGGTGATGACCTCGCCTGCTCCATGCCCCCACGGGAAATGCCTGCCCTGCCCCGGCGGCCCCGATCACCCGTTTGCATCCCCCCAGAGCTATACGGGCGAGGAGCCTGCGGCGCTGCGTGCCCGCGAGCACAACTACGACCCGTACCGGCAGGTGCAGGCGCGCCTCGCGCAGTTCGAGCTGCTCGGGCATCTCGTGGACAAGGCGGAACTGATCGTGATGGGCGGTACGATGACGGCGCGTCCCCCGGACTACCAGCAGGAGTTTGTTCTGCGCTGTGTTCAGGCGATGAACGATTACCCGGTCGAATCAGGCCCGGCAACGACATCGCCCGATTTTGAGGCCGTGAGTGCTGCCAATGAACAGGCAGGTGTCCGGTGCGTTGCGATCACGTTCGAGACCCGCCCGGACTGGTGCAAACGCGGGCATATCGGACGGATGCTCTCTCTTGGAGTAACCAAGGTCGAGATTGGCGTCCAGCACACCGATGACCGGATCCTTGCACTCAACCGCCGGGGGTGCACCGTCGCCGACACCGTTGAGGCAAACGGGCTGCTCCGGGATGCAGGATTAAAAGTAGGGTTTCACATGATGCCGAACCTGCCGGGCGCCGACCTCGCATCCGACCGCAGGATGTTTGAGACCATATTTGCCGACCCCCGGTTCAGGCCGGATTTCTTAAAGATTTATCCCACACTCGTCACCCCCGGCTCCGAGATCGAGTCGCTCTGGCAAAAAGGGGATTACGCGCCGTATTCAGAAGACGAGATGGTCGACCTCATCGCGTATGCAAAGTCGCTGATCCCTGAATATACCCGGCTCCAGCGGATACAGCGGGATATCCCCGCAAAACTGATCGTGGCAGGGTCAAAGCATTCCAATTTCCGGCAACTCGCCCGGAACAGGCTCAGGGAACAGGGCAGGGTGTGCCGCTGCATCCGGTGCCGGGAGATCGGGCGCCAGCCATCCGATGCCAAAGCTGAGATCCAGGACTTCCCCTACGATTGCTGCGGCGGGAAAGAGCATTTCATCTCCGCTGTATCCGGCGACTCGCTGATCGGGTTTGCACGCCTGCGGTTCCCGTCATCTGCTTTTATGCCGGAACTGGACGGTGCCGCACTGGTGCGGGAGCTGCACGTGTACGGCAGCATCGTCCCGCTGGGAAAGCCTGCCGAGGACGAGGAGTACCAGCACCGGAGCCACGGGAAGATGCTCCTTGCCCATGCGGAAGAGACTGCACGCGGTGCCGGGTTCTCTAAACTTGCCATCATGAGCGGGATCGGTGTCCGCCCGTATTACCGCAGGCAGGGATATGAGAGGAGAGGGCCATATATGGAAAAGGAGCTGGCCCGCAGGAGTTCGCGTCCTGCAGGAGCTCACACCAAAGGGGAGTTCGCCGGATGA
- a CDS encoding UPF0058 family protein: MQKEELLHLHMLMIHIKKYYEGITSQEIPTNRYSSLAISPVHIHKDKKAHKEALLVLGDEIVSHIHGHRMPVMSYSSDAASTRVAAEH, encoded by the coding sequence GTGCAAAAAGAAGAACTGCTCCATTTACACATGCTGATGATTCACATCAAAAAGTACTATGAAGGCATCACCAGTCAGGAAATCCCCACAAACCGTTATAGTTCCCTTGCAATCTCTCCTGTTCACATTCATAAAGACAAGAAAGCCCACAAGGAAGCCCTCCTTGTCCTTGGCGATGAAATTGTTTCCCATATCCACGGGCACCGCATGCCTGTGATGTCCTATTCTTCTGACGCTGCATCGACGCGGGTTGCAGCCGAACATTAA
- a CDS encoding ADP-ribosylglycohydrolase family protein: MSFISDHKRSCATLIGLAIGDAFGAPLEGFPAPRKMVTDMLPGGRHPRTKGEVTDDTLQALAVAASLVTCRGFDPDDLIVRLVAAYQNNPQWFGPTSSAVFELVRSGVPPHEAAAVAHGQLGSSRSNGSVMRGFPLGVFYAPRSVGTFSIACSRLTHYDMVAAHSSVWLNTMTSAMCRGSTREEAHRMASARCRNDEVFTMLADYKNHSPQPSLDALLCAHAALSCFMTSDSFEEALVTAVNLGGDADTVGACCGALAGACWGMDAIPGRWVRDLVDYPRISSVAHELAVAAED; the protein is encoded by the coding sequence GTGAGCTTTATATCAGATCACAAACGCAGTTGTGCCACACTAATCGGGCTCGCTATCGGGGACGCTTTTGGCGCGCCCCTTGAAGGGTTCCCGGCACCCCGGAAGATGGTAACTGATATGCTTCCGGGCGGCAGGCACCCAAGGACGAAGGGGGAAGTCACCGACGATACACTGCAGGCGCTTGCAGTTGCCGCATCGCTTGTGACATGCCGCGGGTTCGACCCTGATGACCTGATCGTGCGGCTTGTTGCCGCGTACCAGAACAACCCGCAGTGGTTCGGCCCCACCTCATCCGCTGTTTTCGAGCTCGTCAGGAGCGGTGTCCCGCCACACGAAGCCGCCGCTGTTGCACACGGGCAGCTTGGTTCAAGCCGGAGCAATGGGAGTGTCATGCGTGGGTTTCCTCTCGGGGTGTTCTATGCCCCGAGGTCAGTCGGGACCTTCAGCATCGCCTGCTCGCGCCTGACGCACTATGACATGGTTGCCGCCCATTCTTCCGTATGGCTCAACACGATGACGAGCGCGATGTGCCGGGGGAGCACGCGGGAGGAGGCACACCGTATGGCGTCTGCACGCTGCAGGAACGATGAGGTTTTTACTATGCTTGCGGACTATAAGAATCACTCCCCGCAACCCTCGCTCGATGCCCTGCTCTGTGCCCATGCCGCTCTCTCCTGTTTCATGACCTCAGATTCTTTTGAAGAGGCACTGGTAACGGCAGTCAATCTCGGCGGGGACGCGGACACGGTCGGCGCATGCTGCGGGGCGCTTGCCGGAGCATGCTGGGGAATGGACGCGATCCCCGGCCGGTGGGTTCGTGATCTGGTGGATTATCCCCGCATCAGCTCGGTTGCGCACGAACTGGCGGTGGCGGCTGAGGATTAA